One genomic segment of Coffea arabica cultivar ET-39 chromosome 6e, Coffea Arabica ET-39 HiFi, whole genome shotgun sequence includes these proteins:
- the LOC113691801 gene encoding 3-ketoacyl-CoA synthase 15-like, translating into MARNAEYLSPEIVNWGVEDSGPYAGSPSFRVKVRRGLPDFLNSVNLKYVKLGYGYLLSHGIYCVAAPVLLATFGTQIWKLTWTTSFLDFTNFLNLIALLVFFCSVLYVYLDLTPRATYLVDFACYRPPNELKISKEEFTDLAKRSGKFSDAAIEFQQRVLKNSGLGDETYLPRIIFQPDHKITLRDGREEASMLMFGAVDNLLAATRIRPEDIRILIVNCGVLNPTPSLSAMIINHYKLSYKIQSFNLGGMGCAAGVTAIDLAKDLLSAYPGSYALVVSIEATTFTWYAGRELDMLLPNCFFRMGSAAILLSNHLTDRWRSKYELKQLVRTHKAMDSRSFKSIHLKEDAEGKKGLSVSKDVIEVGGHALKANITTLGPLVLPVSEQFHFFTSLLFKKKSKPYIPDYKRAFEHVCILATSKKVLDEIQKNLDLTNEYMEASRRTLERFGNTSSSSVWYELAYLEANKKIKRGDRIWQIALGSGFKCNSAVWKALRNVKQQKRNPWNDAED; encoded by the exons ATGGCGAGGAACGCAGAGTATCTTTCGCCGGAAATCGTGAACTGGGGTGTCGAGGATTCCGGTCCGTATGCTGGTTCTCCTAGTTTTCGTGTCAAAGTCAGGAGAGGGCTGCCGGATTTTCTTAATTCTGTGAACTTGAAATATGTGAAGCTTGGTTACGGCTATCTTCTAAGCCATGGCATATATTGTGTGGCTGCTCCTGTTCTTTTAGCCACATTtggaactcaaatctggaaGTTAACTTGGACCACCTCATTCCTGGATTTTACTAACTTCTTGAATTTAATTGCTCTCTTAGTATTCTTCTGCTCAGTTCTGTATGTCTATCTTGATTTAACACCTCGTGCAACTTATCTAGTCGATTTTGCGTGTTATCGTCCTCCAAATGAACTCAAG ATATCTAAGGAGGAATTCACTGATTTGGCGAAAAGATCAGGAAAATTCAGTGATGCAGCAATAGAATTTCAGCAGCGTGTGCTCAAGAATTCGGGCTTAGGCGATGAGACATACCTGCCAAGAATAATATTCCAACCTGATCATAAAATAACCTTAAGGGATGGTAGGGAAGAGGCATCGATGTTAATGTTTGGAGCAGTGGATAATCTCCTTGCTGCAACAAGAATTCGCCCAGAGGACATCAGGATCCTTATCGTAAACTGCGGAGTTTTAAATCCCACCCCATCTCTCTCAGCCATGATAATCAATCACTACAAGCTGAGCTATAAGATTCAAAGCTTCAATCTTGGTGGAATGGGCTGTGCTGCTGGTGTTACAGCTATAGATCTTGCCAAAGACCTCTTGAGTGCCTATCCTGGATCATATGCATTGGTAGTCAGCATTGAAGCTACGACCTTCACTTGGTATGCTGGAAGAGAACTCGATATGCTTCTCCCTAATTGCTTCTTTCGTATGGGATCTGCCGCAATTTTGCTTTCCAATCATCTTACTGATAGATGGCGTTCTAAGTATGAACTAAAACAG CTGGTCCGGACTCATAAAGCAATGGATAGCAGAAGCTTTAAAAGCATACATCTCAAGGAAGATGCAGAGGGTAAGAAAGGACTCTCAGTGAGCAAAGATGTGATTGAAGTTGGAGGTCATGCACTCAAAGCAAACATAACTACCCTTGGCCCTTTAGTCCTTCCTGTGTCTGaacaattccatttcttcacatCTTTGCTGTTCAAGAAGAAGTCCAAGCCTTATATCCCTGACTACAAGCGGGCATTTGAGCACGTTTGCATACTCGCCACAAGCAAGAAAGTTCTTGATGAAATACAGAAAAATTTGGATCTGACCAATGAATATATGGAAGCATCAAGAAGGACACTGGAGAGATTTGGTAACACTTCAAGCAGTAGTGTCTGGTATGAATTGGCTTACTTGGAGGCTAACAAGAAGATCAAAAGGGGTGATAGAATTTGGCAAATTGCTTTGGGTTCAGGTTTCAAATGCAACAGTGCTGTTTGGAAGGCTCTCAGAAATGTTAAGCAACAGAAAAGAAATCCATGGAATGATGCTGAGGATTAA
- the LOC113693453 gene encoding probable serine/threonine-protein kinase PBL1 — protein MAFCQVDEKEMLGVVYDLKSMNTLRNFVDKGEFKWLDRIKVAVRLAHLLELLHGYQPTYLVRDLSAAHIMLDQDLNPVLFNFFMLTGGVIGEKKDDTPFQQNRTLFGSYGYIDFAYVMTGMLIWVLKVVDEFEFYCRLWKDR, from the exons ATGGCATTTTGTCAGGTTGATGAAAAGGAGATGCTGGGCGTTGTTTATGATCTTAAGTCCATGAATACACTTCGCAACTTTGTTGATAAAG GAGAGTTTAAATGGCTTGACAGAATCAAAGTAGCTGTTCGACTTGCTCATCTTCTGGAACTTTTGCATGGTTATCAGCCTACATATTTGGTCCGTGATCTTTCAGCAGCCCACATCATGCTTGACCAG GATTTGAACCCTGTCTTGTTCAATTTTTTCATGCTGACTGGTGGAGTTATTGGTGAGAAGAAGGATGACACGCCGTTTCAACAGAATCGTACTCTTTTTGGATCTTATGGCTACATTGATTTTGCTTATGTTATGACAGGTATGCTCATTTGGGTCTTAAAAGTAGTCGATGAGTTTGAATTTTACTGTAGATTATGGAAGGACAGATGA